The window ATGTTCGCTGAGGAGAGTCAGTGTTACGAGGATTGAATCATATTACTATTGCAGTAAGTGACCTTGAACGTTCCGTGGAGTTCTATACGCGTCTATTAGGAATGAAGGCACATGTCCGCTGGGATAGTGGGGCATATCTGAGCTTGGAGGCTACTTGGATTTGCTTGTCTTGTGACGAAGTGCATCCGAGCCAAGATTACTGTCACATCGCGTTTGATGTTTCCGAAGAGAATTTCGAACCAGTTACTAAAAAGCTTCGCGAAGCACATGTCGTTGAATGGAAACAAAATAGAAGCGAAGGACTTTCTTTATACTTGCTCGATCCTGACGGCCATAAATTGGAAATCCATAGCGGTAGCCTACAAAGTCGTTTGGAATCGTTGAAGTCTAAACCCTATCAAGGGTTAGTATGGCTATAAGCAAACATAACAAGTCAATTAACTACGCGCCTGCGGCGCCGGACGTGCTAGCGCACGCCGGTTATTTCGGGCGTTAGGCATCACAAAGTACAGCATCGTGACCAACAGCAACGATTCCGTCACACTGCGCCTCATGACTGAGCATGACCTTGCGATGCTCTATGAGTGGCTAAATCGATCTCATATCGTCGAGTGGTGGGGCGGAGAAGAAGCACGCCCGACACTTGCTGACGTACAGGAACAGTACTTGCCAAGCGTTTTAGCGCAAGAGTCCGTCACTCCATACATTGCAATGCTGAATGGAGAGCCGATTGGGTATGCCCAGTCGTACGTTGCTCTTGGAAGCGGGGACGGTTGGTGGGAAGAAGAAACCGATCCAGGAGTACGCGGAATAGACCAGTCACTGGCGAATGCATCACAACTGGGCAAAGGCTTGGGAACCAAGCTGGTTCGAGCTCTGGTTGAGTTGCTGTTCAATGATCCCGAGGTCACCAAGATCCAAACGGACCCGTCGCCGAGCAACTTGCGAGCGATCCGATGCTACGAGAAAGCGGGGTTTGAGAGGCAAGGTACCGTAACCACCCCAGATGGTCCAGCCGTGTACATGGTTCAAACACGCCAGGCATTCGAGCGAACACGCAGTGTTGCCTAACCCTTCCATCGAGGGGGACGTCCAAGGGCTGGCGCCCTTGGCCGCCCCTCATGTCAAACGTTATGCTCTGTGAGCCGGGTTATTGGCGAAGCGAACGTATGACGATTACAGCAATAAACGCAAAGGGTGAAAAAAAATGACATGGAGAACGACCAAAACACTTTTACAGCCTCAAAATCTGGACTTCAATGAGTTTGAGATTCTTACTTCCGTAATTGAGGGCGCCCGAATTGTCGGCATTGGCGAGGGCGCTCATTTTGTCGCGGAGTTTTCACTGGCTAGAGCAAGTCTTATCCGCTATTTGGTCGAAAGGCATGATTTTAATGCGATTGGTTTGGAATGTGGGGCGATTCAGGCATCCCGGTTATCTGAATGGCTCAACTCAACAGCCGGTGCTCATGAACTTGAGCGATTTTCGGATACCCTGACCTTTTCTGTGTATGGCTCAGTGCTGATCTGGCTGAAATCATATCTCCGCGAATCAGGAAGAAAACTGCAGTTAGTCGGAATCGACTTACCCAACACCCTGAACCCAAGGGACGACCTAGCGCAATTGGCCGAAATTATCCAGCTCATCGATCACCTCATGAAACCGCACGTTGATATGCTGACTCACTTGTTGGCGTCCATTGATGGCCAGTCGGCGGTTATTTCATCGGCAAAATGGGGGGAGCTAGAAACGGCTCGGCAGGAGAAAGCTATCTCAGGGGTAACCAGATTGAAGCTCCGCTTGGCGTCGCTTGCCCCTGTCCTGAAAAAACACGTCAACAGCGATTTGTTCCGAAAAGCCTCTGATCGAATAGAGTCGATAGAGTATACGTTGGAAACCTTGCGTATAATGAAAACTTTCTTCGATGGTACCTCTCTTGAGGGAGATACTTCCGTACGTGACTCGTATATGGCGGGCGTAGTAGATGGAATGGTTCGAGCGAATCCGGATGTGAAGATAATTCTGCTGGCGCACAACAATCATTTACAAAAAACCCCAGTCTCCTTTTCAGGCGAGCTTACGGCTGTTCCCATGGGGCAGCACCTCGCAGAGAGGGTGAATTACCGTGCGATTGCATTCACCCATCTTGGACCCACCGTGCCGGAAATGCATTTCCCATCGCCCGACAGTCCTCTTGGATTCTCTGTTGTGACCACGCCTGCCGATGCAATCCGTGAGGATAGTATGGAACAGTATGTCATCGACGCCTGTGGTACGGAGAATTCATGTCTGACATTGACAGATGCCCCCATGGAAGCAAAGCGAATGCGGTCTCAAAGCGCCTCTGTAAAAACGAAATTGAGCGAGGCATTTGATGCCATCGTCTGTGTTCCAAGCGCCGGCAAGGACAGCCTAGTTGCCCTATAGGAAACCGGAAATGAAAATGAGGGAGCATAACCTGCCAATCCACCGGACGGTTTTCAACCGCCGGTGATCAGCGCGATTGGGCGTCAAGGAAAACTTAATGGCAATCCGAATCTTCGCAATACTTTTCTCCACTTTTGTTTTTGGCACGTTCGCGCATGCACAAGAAGGCATGCGCGAACGTTCTGACTGGCGGAAGTTTTTCAGCGAATTTCAAGCCAAAGGCACGATAGTTGTGGCAGACGAACGCCAAACAGATCGTGTCATATTGGTTTTTGATCAGGTGCGGTCAGAGAAACGCTACTCGCCGGCCTCGACATTCAAGATTCCACATACACTTTTTGCACTTGACGCAGGCGCTGCACGTGATGAGTTTCAAGTTTTCCGATGGGACGGCATCAAAAGAAGCTTTGCAGCTCACAACCAAGACCAAGACTTGCGATCAGCAATGCGGAATTCTACTGTCTGGATTTATGAGCTATTTGCAAAAGAGATCGGTGAAGACAAGGCTCGACGCTATTTGAAGCAAATCGACTATGGCAACGCCGATCC is drawn from Providencia huaxiensis and contains these coding sequences:
- a CDS encoding FosC2 family fosfomycin resistance glutathione transferase, with the protein product MLRGLNHITIAVSDLERSVEFYTRLLGMKAHVRWDSGAYLSLEATWICLSCDEVHPSQDYCHIAFDVSEENFEPVTKKLREAHVVEWKQNRSEGLSLYLLDPDGHKLEIHSGSLQSRLESLKSKPYQGLVWL
- a CDS encoding aminoglycoside N-acetyltransferase AAC(6')-Ib', with product MTNSNDSVTLRLMTEHDLAMLYEWLNRSHIVEWWGGEEARPTLADVQEQYLPSVLAQESVTPYIAMLNGEPIGYAQSYVALGSGDGWWEEETDPGVRGIDQSLANASQLGKGLGTKLVRALVELLFNDPEVTKIQTDPSPSNLRAIRCYEKAGFERQGTVTTPDGPAVYMVQTRQAFERTRSVA
- a CDS encoding OXA-2 family oxacillin-hydrolyzing class D beta-lactamase OXA-21, which produces MAIRIFAILFSTFVFGTFAHAQEGMRERSDWRKFFSEFQAKGTIVVADERQTDRVILVFDQVRSEKRYSPASTFKIPHTLFALDAGAARDEFQVFRWDGIKRSFAAHNQDQDLRSAMRNSTVWIYELFAKEIGEDKARRYLKQIDYGNADPSTSNGDYWIDGNLAIAAQEQIAFLRKLYHNELPFRVEHQRLVKDLMIVEAGRNWILRAKTGWEGRMGWWVGWVEWPTGPVFFALNIDTPNRMDDLFKREAIVRAILRSIEALPPNPAVNSDAAR